The DNA segment TGGGACGTTATCTCTCCACGAGCTCAAAGGGAAGTTACATGACAATATTCATGCCATCTATGACATGATTGATTCGTTAAGTGAGGACGAATTATTTAAACCCCATATGCGGCAATGGGCGGATGATGCGACCAAGACAGCGGTCTGGGAAGTGTATAAATTTATACATATAAATACCGTTGCGCCCTTCGGCACGTTTCGAACTAAAATCAGAAAATGGAAAAAACGTGCACTGTAGTGCAGGCTTGGCAACCCTCAGTAATCCGTGTGCATTGATGTGCCATGAACAGGATGAGAAGGGATGCTTTGCAGCTTCAGGCATTGACTTTAGCAGGAGATCTTTGTGAAGGGAAGATGCCTTTTAAGAGACGGACGATGGTCTATGGGCAGTTTAACGGACCGGACTTGTTATGAGGGCCAAAACTATGTAAAGCTCGGTGTCCTAAGTGATGTCGGGCTTATGTTATAATGAGGCCATGATGGGTTTAATTTTTTTATTGATCATAATGTATTGGTATACGCAGCTTGCCGTGGTGCGGGTGCGTCATGTCTATGTCAGTGATTCGCGCCTTAAGGAGTCGGTGACGTTGGTTCAAATCTCCGACTTCCATAATAACGTCCTGGCGCTTCGGCGACCGTTGCTCAAAAAGCTCAAGGCGATGGCACCGGATGCCGTCGTCTTTACCGGTGATTGCATCAATCGTCACACGACAGACCCCGGTGCATTTGAAGCATTAGCGCTAGCATTTGAGGGCGTGCCGAGGTTTTATGTGAGCGGCAATCACGAAGTGGAAAACCGTGTCGTGGATATGGCGCGCTTATGCCGAAAGTGTCACATAATCGATCTTGCCGGTAAGACGGCATCGGTGAAAGGTGTGACGTTGTACGGTGAGAGCTTTGCAGGACGTCAGTTCCAAGATATCGGAGGCGGATATGCGGTGCTTCTTGTGCACAATCCCTATCAGTTTATTAAAGCGCCCAGGGATTACGACGTGGTGCTGTCAGGGCACACTCACGGCGGTCAGGTTCGGTTGCCGTGGCTAGGACAGATTATCGACCATGGCCCCACGCTCTTTCCCAAATATTCCAAAGGTTGGTATCAGGTGGGCAAGTCGAAGCTGTATATTGACTCAGGCGCAGGACAACACTTGTATTTCAGACTATGGAATCCTGTCCAGGTGACGGTGGTACATTTGACAGGCGAGGTATGAGCTTTGGGTGTGCCGCGATGTGCCCGTGACCTGAATTCTGTTGAGTTTATGACACATTCAAAAGTGTTTAGAACGGATGTGGCGTCAACACCACGAGCCAGATCAAAAAGCGGTCTGTCTCGTTATCCATAACACAATGTTTTAGTGTGTATGTTTAAATGATTAAGGTGGTTGTTGGCTAAAATCTATCACTTAAATGGTGCAAATTTAATCAAGATCTGATAGAATTACATTGTATGTAGAAACTACTGTAATTAGGAGGTATTTTATGAATCACATGACTAGCGACAATCTTAGATCAGCATTTGGCGGCGAATCCCAAGCTCACATGAGATATAGAATCTGGGGTAATCTTGCAAAAAAAGAAGGCAAAGAAAATATTGCACGTCTTTTCTTAGCAACTTCTGATGCAGAACAAGTTCACGCAACGCTTCACTTCAACGCACTTCGCGATGTAGCCGGTGATTTCCCTGTAACATCTATGGCAGGTTTCGGTATCGGTTCTTTAAAAGAAAACTTGGAAGGCGCAAAGGGCGGCGAAGTTTTTGAATATACTCAAATGTATCCGGCTTACATAGCTGTTGCAGAAATGCAAGGTGAGGACGAAGCTGTTAAAGCTATGCGTTATGCTATCGAAGCTGAAAAGGTACACGCAGAACGCTATCAAGCAGCTATCGATGCTGTTGAGGCAGGTAAAGACTTGGAAGTTGAAACGGTTAAACTTTGCCCTGTCTGCGGTTATATTGCTTTTGAAGATGTGGAAACTTGCCCACTTTGCGGTTGCAAATCCGGTCTTTTCGTAGAATATTAAGTTAGAAAATAGCCTTCGGGCTATTTTTTTACATTGATGACTGAATGATGACAAAGTCTAAAAGGTTGCCATGTTCGAGAGTTTTCGCGTCATAGAGTGTTGACTTTATCATATCAAATTGCTACTATAAAATTGTTGGACAGTCTATACAAGGAGGCAACTATGTACAATTCTAAAATTAAAAGTGAGCAGGCTGACGGCTTATTTGACGCAGTGTTATCCCTGGAAACTCGGGAAGAATGCTACAGATTTTTCGAAGATATCTGTACTGTTAAAGAAATTCAAGCCATTGCACAACGTCTGCACGTTGTAAAACTGCTTATTAAAAACAAAACGTATCACGAAATTGAAAAGGAGACCGGCGCAAGCACCGCGACTATTTCGCGGATCAATCGCAGCTTACACTATGGATCCGACGGCTACAAATTGGTTCTCGATCGCCTCAATTTCCTCGATGATGCGGACAAAGAAGATTGAATTTGCGGCTTTGGCCGCTAAGAAAGCCCTTACTGAAAAGTAAGGGCTTTTTGTGTCATTGTTTGACAATAATGGTTTTAAAGTTGGTGTAAGTGACCAGTCCCGGCATTTTTGCCGGATGGCGTTTGACATACTTGACGAACGTGTAATCTACAGGCACGTTGTTGGAGCGATTTTGGCCGGAGTGGGCCGCGGCCAGGGCGGCGGCAGCTTTGAGGTTGTCGTCGGTGTATTGGGCCGCCTTTAGGATGACGTGAGACCCGGGTGCATTTTGCACGTGGAACCAAAGATCATCTTTATGGGCAAATTTATGAGTGAGGAAGTCGTTTTGATGATTGTTCTTTCCCACGTAGCATATGCCATCGGACACGGGGACTTCCAAATACTTGGAAGCTTTGGACTTTTTCTTAGCACTTTGTTTTTTCAGGTAGCCCATGTCCATCAGTTCGTCTTTAATGGCATCCACGTCTTCTGCGGTTCCGGCCAAGGACAGGTTTGATACCACGCTG comes from the Peptoniphilus equinus genome and includes:
- a CDS encoding metallophosphoesterase; its protein translation is MYWYTQLAVVRVRHVYVSDSRLKESVTLVQISDFHNNVLALRRPLLKKLKAMAPDAVVFTGDCINRHTTDPGAFEALALAFEGVPRFYVSGNHEVENRVVDMARLCRKCHIIDLAGKTASVKGVTLYGESFAGRQFQDIGGGYAVLLVHNPYQFIKAPRDYDVVLSGHTHGGQVRLPWLGQIIDHGPTLFPKYSKGWYQVGKSKLYIDSGAGQHLYFRLWNPVQVTVVHLTGEV
- a CDS encoding rubrerythrin family protein, producing MNHMTSDNLRSAFGGESQAHMRYRIWGNLAKKEGKENIARLFLATSDAEQVHATLHFNALRDVAGDFPVTSMAGFGIGSLKENLEGAKGGEVFEYTQMYPAYIAVAEMQGEDEAVKAMRYAIEAEKVHAERYQAAIDAVEAGKDLEVETVKLCPVCGYIAFEDVETCPLCGCKSGLFVEY
- a CDS encoding YerC/YecD family TrpR-related protein — protein: MYNSKIKSEQADGLFDAVLSLETREECYRFFEDICTVKEIQAIAQRLHVVKLLIKNKTYHEIEKETGASTATISRINRSLHYGSDGYKLVLDRLNFLDDADKED